The Ochotona princeps isolate mOchPri1 chromosome 17, mOchPri1.hap1, whole genome shotgun sequence genome segment atatctatattttgaaaggtttatttatttttattgcaaagtcagatatacagagaggaggagaaagacaggaagatcttccgtccgatgtttcactccccaagtgaccacaaaagccggtgctgtgccgatccagagccaggagcccatatcctcttccggatctcccatgtggatgtaggatcccaaggctttgggccgtcctctgctgctttcccaggccacgagcagggagctggatgggaagtggagctgctgggattagaaccagtgcccatatgggatcccggcatgtgaaaggcgaggatgctagctgctaggccaccgcgctgggtccACCAAATGAAAATTATATGTGGTTCTTATTGCGACAGCTTTGGGTATTAGTTTTACTCACATTCACGATTTTTGTctatatgtataatataaagATATGCCAGTTTTCAGCCAGAGGTTAGTGAAAATAAAGATACGATTTTTTTAAGTTCACAGAATCCCTGCATCTCTTAGTGGATACCACTCAAAAAGCACTCTCTGCTATTGAGTCCTAAGATTTCTTCAGGTTTTATCCCCAAATGTTGATTTTTTGAGGGATCGAGCACATTTCCCTGTTGCACTTGTAGCTTCCGGTGCGTGGGtgccctcctctcttcccctgaCGCCTGAAGCTCCTGGAGGACCAGGTGGCACCTGCCTGTGCCACTGTACACTTTAGTCCTGGCGTCTAGCAGCTGAGGAAGCTGCCGGAGTAATTTGTTACTTTAATCCGCAAGAAAACAAGTTGCTGTGTTCCAGGGATTGAGTGAAGGCTGGTGACTGTTACCGTTTTTAGCGATTTACAGTGGTAAAACATAAGTAGCTACAGTCAGATGTGCGGGGAAGAGTGAGTCACTGCGTGTGAAGAGCAAAGTGTGtggggagtcaggagctggacagAGAGCGAGGGGAAGGAGCCGGGGTCATGTTTGGGGGTACACTTGTTACCCTCTCTCCTGCACCCCTGCTGGTCTTGTAGTCAGGCCTGATGGGTAACCAACCATGTTTGTGTTAGCTGGGTATCATATTAGAGGTAGAGAGTTTTATGGGGGAAATGTTACACTAAGATCAGACCTTACGGTGggttttttaaatgtctattccGTTTCTTCCAGAATGTCACAGGTAGATTGATGGTAGGCTTACGTTGGTGGAACCATATTGATGAAGATGGGAAGAGCCATTGGGTGTTTGAATCCAGAAAGgtaagctggtttttttttttctcccttgatAAGTAGTATCATTTGGTAAACTACATTTAGATTACATTCATTATTTAAGAGTATTCAAGACTGAACGCACTACCCCGTGTCACCGGACATATCAGTAATGAACTATCATAAAACTGAATGCATTGTTTTGGTCCAGTTCGGAGCAGACACAAAGCATGTGTGGGGACAGAGTCCTCTGAGGGGATGTGCGAGGATGCTGGGCTGCTTGCTGTTGGCTTGCTGATCGGACGGGCTCAGCGTGAACCAGGGAGGTGTGTGTGAAGAGGGGGGTGACACACAGCTAGAGAAAGAAACAGCACAGATCTGTAAGAGCCAGGGGCCTGATGGGAGAGGAACCCCGCTGAGCTCTGCTCAGCACTCAATTTGAGAATGAAatacttttattaaaaatgttcttcctctctgcctctcttcctctctgtatatctgactttccaataaaaataaagctttagaaaaaaatgttggacccggcgcaatagcctagcggctgaagtccttgccttaaacatgctgggatcccatatggacgcctgttCGTAGCCCAgcagtcccgtttcccatccagctctctgcttgtggcctgggaaagcagtcgaggatggcccaaaaccttggaaccctacaccctcctgggagacctagaagaagttcctggctcctggtttcggatcggctcagctccagccattgcagtcacctggggagtgaatcatcggatggaagatcttcctctctgtctctcctcctctctctgtatctgtttttccaataaaaaataaatccttttaaaaaatgttaaactaTTTATTGATAGGTCTCAGTgattggaattatttatttatttattattttggttttgtCTTGTGTTTGCTGTGTAGACATCCCCTGAAGAAGGTGAGGCCGTCTCGGAGGCGGAGTCCAGGATGTTCTGGCTCGGGCTGATTGCCTGTCCGCTGCTCTGGGTGATCTTCGCCTTTAGCGCTCTCTTCTCCTTCAGGGTCAagtggttggtgagcatccctgtGGCATTTTTGAATACTCCATGGAGGTAGCTGATAGGCCATCCCAGCAAGTGACCATCTGTGCTCTTTAAGGTTAGGGGCCTGTCCTGTAGGCAGCTTCCCCATTGTTTTCCGACTCTGTCCTTCTCTAAGTGCTAGACAATAGAGCCCATGGAAAACCCATTGCACCCGTCTTCCAGGATATCAGTTTTTATAATGGTgttcttttaataaaaatgctgGTTGGCAACCTGTTTTGATGAGTTAGTGTGTCACCTCAAAATCTGACGCTTACAGCCACAATAAAAAGAATTTGATTCCCTCACAGCTGCTGCGGACCTTGGGACAGGCTCTGCTGGGGGATTCTGGCCTGGGCCGACGGTAGCTGGAGCTGGAAGCCATGAGGCAGGCACCCTTCAGGAGGCCCTCTGGGTGGTGGCCTCACGTACCTGAATCGCTGTTTACAGCCTAGTTTAAGATGTCACAGTGTCACGTTTGCCAGTCACTCTCATtcaggagaaagagaatgaggttCTACCTCTTGACGGTGAAGGAGGAAGGTTCTAGAAGAGTGTATGGGGATCGCCTCTCGGCctcttggctaagatcaagtgaagagtGTATGGGAACAGGAGGTGTTGCTGCTGTctgccaagtgggtgcagggcccatggacctggaccatcctccgctgcttttccaagtcataagcagggagctgtttcttttttcttaaaaaaaaaaaaatacattcatatattgcatttatttgaaaggcagagttagagacatctttcatttgctggattGCTCCCCATATGGCCGTAAAGGCCAAGGCTGGGacagctgaagccagtagccaggagtgcTGTCTGGGTCTCCTGGTGTCTGAGGCTCAGggccttggccatcttctgctgactgCCTGGGTAGATTAGTAGAAGCCCcattagaagtggggcagctaggatgtgaaccagcatgcgaacgggatgctggtattgcaggtgatggcttactGTACTGTACCACAATGACAgccctgatttttaaaattactttatttatttaaaagacaaggaaagggaaagagagagatactgatcttctatctgctggaacCTTACAGCTGTGGATACACTCCCCAGCTGGTGCACTTCCCAAAAGCCCACAGTAGATGGCGCTATTACAGCCTGAAGCAGGTGCTGGGAACCGcatcgaggtctcccatgtgggtgacaggcccagctatgtgagccatcacctgctgcctccgagcagagccaggacttgaggcaGAACATTCTGACAGGGAAAGAGGGAGTTCCGGGCAGTAGCTAAACCACTGTGCTAACACTGCCCCATTGGTTGGgtcatattttcaaaaagaacatgAAGGTCTATTTACTTTTGGCTCTTTTCATGTTTAAGAAGTTGGGCctatgggcctggcacggtagcctagtggctaaagtcctcgccttgcatatgccaggatctcctgtgggcactggtttgtatcctggctgctccacttcccttctagctccctgtttgtggcctgggagagcagtggagcacaacccagagccttgggaccctgcacctgcgtgggagacctggaagaacctcctggttcctggctccggcttgactcagctccggtcattgcgaccgcttggggagtgaaccagcagctggaagatcttcctctctgtaaatctgaatttgcaataagtcttttaaaaagcagcagctgAGCCTACTGACTACTGCTAGCTGGCCTTCTTTTCCCTCTGGGGCTGCCTGTTTGCTGTAGAGAAAGGTTGGGTTCAGATCCTTCACCACAGGTTGTCTTTCTGCTTGTCCCAGGCGGTGGTTATCATGGGCGTGGTGTTGCAAGGTGCCAACTTGTATGGTTACATCAGGTGTAAAGTGGGCAGCAGAAAGAATTTAACCAACATGGCAACCTCGTATCTTGGAAGGCAGTTTTTGAGACAAGTAAGTGTTTATGGATGCGATGGGGAACTAATACAACGGCTTCTAATTGTTGCAGAGTTTGCTTTTCATGAAATGTTTTTAAGTCATTGAATTGTGTCATTTGtttctctgagaggcagagagacatcccctggctcactgctGAGATGTTCACCGTGtccggggctggaccaggttaggggtggggagtggggggtggcgggaaagagatggggagagagagggataagTGAGGGAGGGAGCGGAGCAAGCTGCCGTCTGCCTGTTCATTTCACAAACGCTTGCATTTGGCCAGAAGTAGGAGCTGGGATGTGGATCTGGATATCCCGTGTGGAGGTAGGATTcaccgctgcttccccaggtacacgTTAACAGCAAGCTGGAACCGGGAGtgaaggtgggacttgaacctgtgcacCCTGACTTAGAATGCCTGTCCTTCAGTCTCATGACAGAcgtgtttttcttaattttcaaggCATCTAAGTCTGAGGTGATGATAAGGATGTTTTAATTACAGTTTGGAGGCTCTTAAGACATcctgaaaaatgtattttgtccTATAATTGTTTTTTAGATCCAGGAGAAATAAACTGTCATtgataacatctttttaaaaattgccttgaGTTCTGGTGCTTTGTGGGAATGTGTTAGTGTTATGGCAATGTTCTTGAAGGCAATTACGCTGTGTTTTTAGGGTTTACAGCAAGAGCAAGTTGAGTAAGAGGATGTGCTGGTCCACTCGCTGCTACTGCAGCAGAAGGGGCTGGGTAATTTGTAAAGAGAAAAGGTTGATTTAGCCTGAGGTTGGCAGTTTGGAGCTCATGGGGGGCTGAGCATGACGCTGGGCTCCGAGTGGTTCTGGTGAGAGCCATCCCGGTGATGGGGCAAGGATGGACGAGTCACAGggtgagctgggagccagagagcTTTAGGGCCCAGGCTCCTGATTTGCCTAGCAGCTCAGTCTCCAGGGGCCACACCTGCAGATACACCTGCCGTTCACCTCTTCCCAGAGCTTTGCCCCCAGTGACCTGAAACCTCCTACTAGGCCCCGTGTCTTAAAGGTGCCACCCCCTCTCAGCATCACCACACTGGGGATCACGCTTCCGTAACTTGAGACACAGAGCACTTTCAGGCCATAAAAGAGTGTACTCAGCTTGCCTCCCCAGAACATAGAGACTTTACTGCAGTCTCTTTACTTCCAGATGAGGCTCTAAAGCAGGTATGACAAGGTCATATGAGTAATACCTCCTGTGTGTTTAGTGCAGTCGTCACCTGGGCAGGTGGTATTAGCAAGAACTGTTGGTCTCAGACTTGGAAGGCGCCCCAGGAGCACCTGCTGGGTGCAGGGTTGTGGGACTCCAACTCTCGTGTGTCCTTTTTCATGGACCTGGGTGTGGGGATCCCACTCTTTCCTGAGAAGTGTCTAGGTGATGCTGCTGGTCGAAGGTTTACACTTAGATTCAGCTGCCATAGTTGGGACATGATGGAGCTCCCTGGCTCATCCAGGACCTTAGATATCACAGTCATGGCACTAATAGCGTAGAGGCGTGGATCCTGTTTTAATATGTAGAAGGTACGCCTGGTGGGAGGGCCTTCGTCCCTGAGAGCGTGCCCGCAGCAGGTGGTGCTGATGAGGGCGTGGTTATTAGGCCAAGGTAGGTCGAGCCACCCCGTCTGCCTCCTGGCTTGCCCCCGTGACCGTCCTTGGCATGGGCTGTGCCATTGCCAACTACTTACCCTTACCGGACAGATGGCTAACTGTCATCTGGAACTTGGGCTTCTAAGtaaacctctctctgtcttttaaaaaagacatctttatttgaaagacacaatgaCAAACAGGAAGAGACATGCCTCAGCACAGCCACCTTCCTTGTGGCTTGGCCGGGGCGTTGAGCATTAAGTGCTGTAGCGCTGGGCTCTGCTCACAGATTGGGCCTGTTCTCCTGGACCTGGGCCTTTCGTAAGGCAGCAGGTGGGAAGTGAGACAACTGAGGAGTtgtcctgtttctgttttctgttctgcAGAATGCTGGAGGTGATCAGACTACGTGAGTAGAAGGGCGGAAGGAAAAGCCTGTGTTCCTGTTACGTCGGGGAGCAACTGAAGAGATTTAAATCCCGCCTGAACCTTTGAGCTCTCAGGCCATGTTGCAAAGAGAAGTGTCGGGTTGGTTTCTCCACTTAAAACTTTACTTAAAGACAAGAAAGGTAGTTTTTGTCTtcagtttttgctttctttctagcAGTCGGGGCTAGATAGTGTTTGCTTTGTGATGCGTGTGTGTTTGTACATGGTCACATAATGCCAGTGTGTCCCGGGTTGCTGAAGGTGTTTGTCATGGAAACCTGTGCATTTTGATCCATAGCAAATGGGTGGCTGTTTCAAAATTCTGTGTATTTACATATTATTTCTATAGATTATTTTCAGAAGTAATTTTGATCCCATGATAGAAGTGGGCACTTTGGCTTGTGTAAAAGCTAGACAGAATTGTTAGTTTTTAGTGTGCATTCCATGGTGAATTTCCTTATGTTAGATGTATGTAGGCAAATATCAAACTGGGGCCAGTGATGTTTTATTAGTTAActaattactttttatttgtagTAAGTCATTTAATTAAGGCCTGATAAAACATGAGTGGAATCCTCACGGTTTATGTTTAAGGGGTACCCCAAGATTGCTGCTGTTCTATTTATTGTCGGGAAGGGATAGCCAGAGTTCACGCTGGAATTTCCTGGAAGCTCTTCAGTGGGCTTAGAGCtaataaaaatctgtcttttacCACACTTAAAGAGTATTTTTCTTATGTCATAATGAGAATACTCAGTTTAAATATTCAGCATAATAAATGCctgaaagatattttattttaggaatatatattttttccttgctATTGTGGGGATATTGTAAATCGTACATTTGTATTAATGGCATTTCTTAACACAAGATGATATATTTAACTGTAAACTAAACCATTCAACAATTGTAGCTATCTGTAAATTTTGTTGTAGGTACTGTAAACTTTACTGGAGCAGAGTATGTTGTGAATGTATTAACattgttaaacatttttaaagatattttgttaAATTCGAGTGTCTTTATTGGAGTGGTTGCTCTGCAGGTGTGTAACTTCGTATTTGTGTAAATCTGTACGTTGGGACTGGTgatgtggcactgtgggttaagacACTGTCTGCATCCCACGTCAGAGCATCAGTTCCAGTTCCTGCCTCTCTGCTGACACATCTGTgaaggcactggaggatggcccagggcttgtgTCCCTGGGAAACCccgatggaattctaggctcctaactccagcctgCAACAGCCTTGACTggcgtggccacttggggagcgagccagcagatggaaaatctcttttctctcactccctctctgtctcttaactCTGCCCCTCATGtaaataataacagtaaaaaaaaacccaaaaaaacaaaaaagcaaagctgcTTTTTAGGATGCCTTTTATCCTCCCAACAAATATGTCATGGTGGATCAGGGGTGGGGAAGCTGTGTTCTGCCAAGGGCCACTTGAGTATTGAAAACCTCTTTCGTGGGCAGGCTGTGCAGGTGTGCCAGGTGAATCATCAGTCTGTTAGAGGTTTGTTGCATTTGGGGTCTCCCCTGTGACTGCCTTGGCAGTAACAGACCAAGTTTGGCTTCACAGGCCTCATCTGGTCCTTGGCCGGatactccccacccctgccttccGTAATAGAACTGAAGTTCAGGCTGTTTGGTGAcgtgctgagaaaaaaaaaaaaaacaaaaagaaaaaagattacaGGATTATCtgttggatttaaaaaaacaggaaatattACTGGTTTTACAGGAAATATTTGTCTGTaaatgtctttccttttctgaagagctgtaatttaaaatatttgttgtatTCAGCTATTGTTCTGCCTAGTGAGAGACATCAACTCAGTAAggacccatttttttttatttaaaagatcaaggggctggcacaatggcttaactggctaatcctccgcctgcaagtgccaggatcccatatgggtgcctattcaggtcctggctgctccactcccagcctagcttccctgcttatggcgaggaaagcagcagaaggtggtcccatccttgggactgtgcacctacatgggagacctagaagaagctccaggctcctgtctcctggctttggatcagctcagctctggctattgcaaccatttgcggaataaaccagcaggtgggagatctgtctgtccgtctctttgtaaaatctgcctttccaataaaaattagatcGTTAAAGGAGCAAAATGTTCTGGGTTGCGAGTCTAGCGGGATAGATTGCTGCGGTTCTTGAGGTCACTGAAGCTGTGGTGCTTACCCGAGTAGTAACATATGCATGGCATCGGATCTACTACGTGTTTCCCAGGGTTCCTTTTCCCCATGGTTAAGTTCTGCCTGATGCAGTCACTTCCAGGAGGTAATCTTAAAAGGAAGGGGCGTCCCCCTCCTGCCCTTGTTGTATCCTACCTGGCTGGCGTGCAGACGGGCGCCGGAGTGTGTGAGCAGCTGTGCCGAGTGTAAGGTAGacgatttttttaaaggatggcaCAGAAATGGGAGGAGGTGACCTGAATGCCTGGTGGTGGGCAGGGCAGCCCTAAACTGCCCATAATTTTtaatgtaagagagagagagacttttgtttttttttttaaagatttatgtatttgaaaggcagagttagagcttgcatctgctggttccttctccgAAGGGCTGTAGTGGTCTGGGCCGGGATAGGCCGCAGTCAGGGGCTTCACTGGGTCTTTACCTGAGGGACAAGAGATcatggacctgggccatcttacactgcttttcccaggctcgGTGGGGAGTGGGGACTTAGAtggcagtggagtagccagcgCTTGAAttatgcacccatgtgagacgcCAGTGTTGCAGGCGACAGCTTAGCCCACTCTCCCACGATGTTGGCCACACAAGCTACTGTTATTCTTTTCGTTTGGTCATAGCTTCATTGGGTTCTTAATCCATACAGTGCGTTTTTACATCACCTATAACTGTTAGCGTATTGTTAAGAGTATTTGAGATGTAATGATTTACTAATTACAACTATTTCACCCGTTCTCAGTGCTGTAATGTGGCATCAGATGGTGTTGCTGTGTAAACTCTCACCCCCAGAGTTAGTCTCAGCAGTCGCTCTCCAATTGTGTGGCACAGGAATTTGGCTGGAGCACAGTGGGCACAGCCACCCTGCTGAGCAGCGTCCGGGCTTAGCTGGGAAGACGGGAGGCTGGGCTTGGTTACAACGACTGGGGACAGGAAACTTCCGGGATGTGCGGGGCGGTGCTGGCCGTCAGCTGGGGCCTTGGCTGGACGGCTCGTTGGAACAGCTGCACGGGTGAGCTCTGCAGTCTCTGCGGGTCAGCTTGTGAGGGCTGCTTCACAGCCTGACCTGGGCTCTGAGGGCCTTCCAGGAGAGCAGGGGAAGTGCATGGTGGTTTTTAGATCAGCGTTGGAAATCACAGGAGGGCGAGTCAGGTTCAGGGTGCCTAGGCCCCATCACCTGATGAGAGAGCTGTTTAGATGACATCGTGAGAGTATGTGGGGTGGGTGATCGTGCTGCTACTGTCTCTGGAAAATGAAGTCTGCCTCATCTACTTCCATCATTGCATCGGAACTGAAACATTGATTTGGGAGAGTGAGAGTACCAagttatctttccttctcttcactGGATTGGCCTTGGATACAACTGTGCAGACTGACAGTGTGATGAAAATGAAAGCTACATTTATTCTACAGTCCCTAGAGTGTCTATTTTTTCATCCATCCTCTGAATAGTGAAGAATGTGTTTAGAGGTGAAGGTACATTAATTCCACTGTGGTGTAAATACTATGGTTCTTTTAAACCTACGTAACTCCAAGTGCTTGTTAAAAGTTCTTtcatgggggctggcattgtgccatgAGTTAAG includes the following:
- the TVP23C gene encoding Golgi apparatus membrane protein TVP23 homolog B (The RefSeq protein has 1 substitution compared to this genomic sequence) produces the protein MLSQDSNDDTEDVSLFDAEESTNRPRKSKIRHPVASFFHLFFRVSAIVVYLLCELLSSSFIACMVTIILLLSCDFWAVKNVTGRLMVGLRWWNHIDEDGKSHWVFESRKTSPEEGEAVSEAESRMFWLGLIACPLLWVIFAFSALFSFRVKWLAVVIMGVVLQGANLYGYIRCKVGSRKNLTNMATSYLGRQFLRQVSVSGMLEVIRLRE
- the TVP23C gene encoding Golgi apparatus membrane protein TVP23 homolog C isoform X1, which gives rise to MLSQDSNDDTEDVSLFDAEESTNRPRKSKIRHPVASFFHLFFRVSAIVVYLLCELLSSSFIACMVTIILLLSCDFWAVKNVTGRLMVGLRWWNHIDEDGKSHWVFESRKTSPEEGEAVSEAESRMFWLGLIACPLLWVIFAFSALFSFRVKWLAVVIMGVVLQGANLYGYIRCKVGSRKNLTNMATSYLGRQFLRQNAGGDQTT